The proteins below are encoded in one region of Aeromonas jandaei:
- the mukF gene encoding chromosome partition protein MukF produces the protein MMSTSRTLPEMVGWVRQEGLALSLPTDRLAFLIAIKTLSEDESDLSEAALHDAFGYVSSAFGQMDETLTGRANNAINDLIRQQLLSRFNTDMVAGESLYRLSRLGVSIVDFFMDQRQVDSIKLSILLEHLASELDTARKAALETNTREQWDAEVLPRLTFSLEETLGRIDLTQRAMDEQQNQVKSEIAALLTQNWVDAIHSCEKLLHETGQTLRELQDTLDAAGHRLQAGLLNIQEAAQGRDDLFHVEELTHALQGRLDVITSWGQQCIELWSRYDRHVHKFIRNAIDMDKNRAFSQRLRESIRNFEQHNWQLRVAEEPRLLELRDETIAIHDEEVTGEVPLEMEYVEMVDINQELAERIERYLARYPEQGQQLDLADVLREYLLDYPAHAHFDVARLLIDQAVRLGHASGERELHRQPAWKPINQAGSKVQAYVIDQF, from the coding sequence ATGATGAGTACATCCCGTACCCTGCCAGAGATGGTGGGATGGGTCAGGCAGGAGGGGTTGGCGTTGAGCCTGCCGACCGACCGGCTGGCCTTTCTGATTGCAATCAAGACCCTGTCCGAAGATGAGTCGGACCTGTCGGAAGCAGCGCTGCACGACGCCTTTGGCTATGTCAGCAGCGCTTTCGGCCAGATGGACGAGACCCTCACCGGTCGCGCCAACAACGCCATCAACGATCTCATTCGCCAGCAGCTGCTGTCGCGCTTTAACACCGACATGGTGGCGGGGGAGAGCCTCTACCGCCTGTCTCGACTTGGCGTGAGCATCGTCGACTTCTTTATGGATCAGCGTCAGGTTGACTCCATCAAGCTCTCCATTCTGCTCGAGCACCTGGCTTCCGAGCTCGACACCGCCCGCAAGGCGGCGCTCGAGACCAACACCCGCGAGCAGTGGGATGCCGAGGTGCTGCCGCGCCTCACCTTCTCGCTGGAAGAGACCCTGGGGCGCATCGATCTCACCCAGCGCGCCATGGATGAGCAGCAGAATCAGGTCAAGAGCGAGATTGCGGCCCTGCTGACCCAGAACTGGGTCGATGCCATTCACAGCTGCGAAAAGCTGCTGCACGAGACTGGCCAGACCCTGCGCGAGCTGCAGGATACCCTGGACGCTGCCGGCCACCGCCTGCAGGCGGGGCTGCTCAACATTCAGGAAGCGGCGCAGGGGCGCGACGATCTGTTCCACGTCGAGGAGCTGACTCACGCCTTGCAGGGGCGCCTTGACGTCATCACCAGCTGGGGTCAGCAGTGCATCGAGCTCTGGTCCCGCTACGACAGGCACGTCCACAAATTTATCCGCAACGCCATCGACATGGACAAGAACCGCGCCTTCAGCCAGCGGCTGCGCGAGTCCATCCGCAATTTCGAGCAGCACAACTGGCAGCTGCGGGTGGCCGAAGAGCCCCGTCTGCTGGAGCTGCGCGACGAAACCATCGCCATCCACGACGAGGAGGTGACCGGCGAGGTGCCCCTCGAGATGGAGTACGTCGAGATGGTGGACATCAACCAGGAGCTGGCCGAGCGTATCGAGCGCTATCTGGCCCGCTACCCCGAGCAGGGCCAGCAGCTGGACTTGGCCGATGTGCTGCGGGAATATCTGCTGGACTACCCGGCTCATGCCCACTTCGATGTGGCGCGTCTTCTGATCGACCAGGCCGTGCGCCTGGGCCATGCCAGCGGCGAGCGCGAACTGCATCGCCAACCCGCATGGAAACCCATTAACCAAGCTGGATCCAAGGTTCAGGCCTATGTCATTGATCAATTCTGA
- the cmoM gene encoding tRNA uridine 5-oxyacetic acid(34) methyltransferase CmoM — MKHDQSFDGRADKFARNIYDSTKGRIRTTIVWSDIEACLARLGNRPLRILDAGGGFGYFAQKLAAMGHQVELCDLSAEMLELARSQIAEKGLEDKIRLIHCPIQDLKQHVTGTFDLVLCHAVLEWLAEPRQTLLGLFPFVNAGGILSLLFYNRHGLLFQSLVVGNFDYVRLGLRKKRQTALTPTNPQLPEQVYDWIGRGGLRIIGKTGVRVIHDYMRHKQDQVEKFDDLLAMEQQYCRQEPFVSLGRYIHVMAQKPAS; from the coding sequence TTGAAGCACGATCAGAGTTTTGACGGGCGCGCTGACAAGTTCGCCCGCAACATTTACGACTCCACCAAGGGGCGCATCCGCACCACCATTGTCTGGAGCGACATCGAAGCCTGCCTGGCCCGCCTTGGCAACCGACCGCTGCGCATCCTCGATGCGGGGGGCGGTTTTGGCTATTTCGCCCAGAAGCTGGCGGCCATGGGTCATCAGGTGGAGCTGTGCGATCTGTCAGCAGAAATGCTGGAACTGGCCCGCAGCCAGATCGCCGAGAAGGGGCTGGAAGACAAAATTCGTCTCATCCATTGCCCCATCCAAGATCTGAAGCAACACGTGACCGGTACCTTTGATCTGGTGCTCTGCCATGCGGTGCTGGAGTGGCTTGCCGAGCCGCGTCAGACCTTGCTGGGTCTGTTCCCTTTCGTCAATGCCGGGGGCATACTGTCGCTGCTTTTTTACAACCGTCATGGCTTGCTGTTCCAGAGCCTGGTGGTGGGCAATTTTGACTATGTGCGCCTTGGTCTTCGCAAGAAGCGCCAGACTGCGCTTACGCCCACCAATCCCCAGCTGCCGGAGCAGGTCTATGACTGGATTGGTCGCGGGGGGCTGCGCATCATCGGCAAGACCGGGGTGCGGGTGATCCACGACTATATGCGTCACAAGCAGGATCAGGTGGAGAAGTTCGACGATCTGCTGGCCATGGAGCAGCAATATTGCCGTCAGGAGCCTTTTGTCTCCCTCGGCCGCTATATCCATGTGATGGCCCAGAAGCCGGCCAGTTGA